In Flavobacteriales bacterium, one genomic interval encodes:
- a CDS encoding acyl-CoA thioesterase: protein MSPNTSRSTTDSYTETTHLILPNDTNTLGNLFGGQLLKWLDMSCAISAHRHCKGLAVTAAVNNVSFDKPIKLGDFVTIKSHVSRTFATSMEVWADVWIEDQMSGERIKANSAIYTFVAVDRDGRSTRVPEVVPSNEEEQIKFDGALRRRQLRLILSGKMKPEEATELKKLFAIQ from the coding sequence ATGAGCCCGAACACTTCCAGATCCACTACCGATAGTTATACCGAAACAACTCACCTGATCCTGCCGAACGATACCAATACACTCGGCAACCTCTTCGGTGGGCAACTCTTGAAGTGGTTGGATATGAGTTGCGCAATAAGTGCACACAGGCATTGCAAGGGCTTGGCAGTGACTGCTGCGGTGAACAATGTCAGCTTCGATAAACCCATTAAACTAGGCGACTTCGTTACCATTAAGAGCCACGTGAGCCGCACTTTTGCTACCAGTATGGAGGTATGGGCAGACGTATGGATCGAAGATCAAATGAGCGGTGAACGCATCAAAGCCAATAGCGCGATCTACACCTTCGTTGCTGTGGATCGGGATGGCCGATCCACACGGGTGCCTGAGGTGGTGCCCAGTAACGAGGAGGAACAGATCAAGTTTGATGGAGCGTTGCGTCGTCGGCAATTGCGTTTGATCCTAAGCGGAAAAATGAAACCCGAGGAAGCAACGGAATTGAAGAAATTATTCGCGATCCAATAG
- a CDS encoding TonB-dependent receptor produces MKRFVYLLLAGFGFLQTQAQDATLRGTITDAASSETLIGTSVQYASNKGMVTDVDGSYMFTLPPGEYELHISMIGYAPRSEKVILTAGEDRRLDIKLVVSTAQLDQVVVSAGRFEQRVGEVTQSLSVLRPDIVQNKNITSMSDALDQVPGVVVVDEDPQIRAGSGFSYGAGSRVQVLVDDIPILSGDIGRPNWTFLPLENLEQVEVIKGASSVLYGSAALSGVINVRTAFPRQEPKTRVVAFTGMYDTPGSAQAKWWGDNNPTISGVNFFHSRMIGNLDLVVGGNALSDDGFVGPEPISPDSLAVDPLRIGPGGYDKRIRFNTGLRWRNKKVKGLNYGINTNAMESRNTSVFIWDDVEEGQYRPEPNTITVTQGTQFYIDPFLNYFSNAGTRHSIRTRWHRQIFENSGGQSNRNDVLHAEYQIQQKLQLFGETVITGGLVLRSVKSDAELYRLTETSSGLNTAENLAGFIQLDKKLWNKLAISAGVRYEQFTVNDEVAARPVVRAGATYQIHKATFLRASYGEGFRFPTIGERFINTSVGQLVIYPNAELRPEESWNVEGGVKQGFKIGNFMGYVDAVYFQQTFTDYVEFTFGQWTPFVSFSNPGFGFKSVNTGGAKVTGYEFELGGKGKIGGVEIGVLAGYTHTTPISTTPDEVYSRSAGLGALPYSYNTTSSNTEGNILKFRVRDMFRSDIQLTYHKVFCGFSVRYNSHVRNIDKVFVDLDESTSSALSLKTGVSSWMKTHTTGTTLVDVRAGLDLTEEVRLSVIVNNLTNEVYALRPLAIEAPRTFQVQMTFEL; encoded by the coding sequence ATGAAAAGGTTTGTCTACTTACTGCTAGCTGGCTTTGGGTTTCTCCAAACGCAAGCACAGGATGCCACTTTGCGCGGTACTATAACCGACGCGGCCAGCAGCGAAACATTGATCGGCACAAGCGTACAGTACGCATCGAACAAGGGGATGGTCACCGATGTGGATGGCTCCTACATGTTTACGCTCCCTCCTGGTGAATATGAATTGCATATTAGCATGATCGGGTATGCCCCGCGTTCCGAGAAGGTGATCCTAACAGCAGGAGAAGATCGAAGGTTGGACATCAAGCTGGTCGTTTCAACTGCCCAGCTCGATCAAGTTGTTGTTAGTGCTGGTAGGTTCGAACAACGGGTAGGAGAGGTAACACAATCCTTAAGCGTCCTAAGACCTGATATCGTGCAGAACAAGAACATTACCTCCATGAGCGACGCATTGGACCAAGTGCCCGGCGTGGTGGTGGTGGATGAAGATCCGCAAATACGTGCAGGCAGCGGGTTCAGCTACGGAGCGGGATCCCGCGTACAAGTGTTGGTGGATGACATTCCTATTCTGAGCGGGGATATCGGACGGCCTAATTGGACGTTCCTGCCGCTGGAGAACTTGGAGCAAGTAGAGGTGATCAAGGGCGCATCTTCGGTGCTCTACGGTAGTGCCGCGCTTAGTGGGGTGATCAACGTACGGACCGCGTTCCCAAGGCAGGAACCTAAAACCCGTGTTGTGGCGTTCACAGGTATGTATGATACGCCTGGCAGCGCCCAAGCGAAGTGGTGGGGAGATAACAACCCTACCATTTCCGGGGTCAATTTTTTCCACTCTCGCATGATCGGTAATCTGGATCTCGTAGTTGGCGGGAATGCACTTTCGGATGATGGTTTCGTAGGCCCCGAGCCGATCTCACCGGATTCCCTTGCCGTTGATCCGCTTCGCATCGGGCCCGGTGGGTATGACAAGCGCATCCGATTCAATACCGGGTTGCGGTGGCGTAATAAAAAGGTGAAAGGCCTCAATTATGGTATTAATACCAACGCTATGGAAAGCCGGAATACAAGCGTTTTCATCTGGGATGATGTGGAAGAAGGACAATACCGACCCGAACCGAACACCATTACCGTTACGCAAGGCACGCAGTTCTATATCGACCCGTTCCTGAATTATTTCTCGAATGCCGGTACGCGGCATTCCATCCGAACTCGCTGGCACCGCCAGATCTTCGAGAACAGTGGTGGCCAAAGCAATAGGAACGATGTTCTCCATGCTGAATACCAGATCCAACAGAAATTACAACTATTCGGCGAGACCGTTATTACCGGTGGATTGGTCCTACGCTCGGTAAAGAGTGATGCGGAGTTATACAGGCTAACGGAAACCAGCTCCGGATTGAACACCGCTGAGAACCTTGCCGGATTCATTCAGCTGGATAAGAAGCTCTGGAACAAACTCGCTATTTCCGCTGGCGTCAGGTATGAGCAATTCACCGTGAATGATGAAGTTGCTGCCAGACCGGTAGTGCGAGCAGGGGCTACGTACCAAATACACAAAGCTACTTTCCTTCGCGCCAGCTACGGCGAAGGGTTCCGCTTCCCTACGATCGGTGAGCGGTTCATCAATACCAGTGTGGGCCAGTTGGTGATATACCCCAATGCGGAGCTGCGACCGGAGGAAAGTTGGAACGTGGAAGGAGGCGTGAAACAAGGCTTCAAGATCGGAAATTTCATGGGATATGTGGATGCCGTCTATTTCCAACAAACATTCACCGATTATGTGGAATTCACCTTTGGACAATGGACTCCGTTCGTTTCCTTCTCCAACCCTGGTTTCGGTTTCAAAAGTGTGAATACAGGTGGTGCCAAGGTTACCGGATATGAATTCGAGCTAGGTGGCAAGGGAAAGATCGGTGGAGTGGAGATCGGAGTGCTTGCGGGTTACACCCATACCACGCCCATTTCCACTACACCGGATGAGGTCTATTCACGTTCCGCAGGTCTTGGTGCACTTCCCTATTCGTATAACACAACGAGTTCCAATACCGAGGGCAATATCCTGAAGTTCCGAGTGCGTGATATGTTCCGATCGGACATCCAACTGACCTATCACAAGGTATTCTGTGGTTTCAGTGTTCGCTACAACAGTCATGTGCGCAACATCGATAAGGTCTTCGTTGATCTGGATGAGTCGACCTCTTCAGCACTAAGCCTGAAGACCGGGGTAAGTTCCTGGATGAAGACCCATACAACAGGAACTACATTGGTGGATGTACGTGCAGGGTTGGACCTTACGGAAGAAGTGCGGCTTTCCGTTATCGTGAACAACCTCACGAATGAGGTTTATGCTTTGCGCCCTTTGGCGATCGAAGCGCCGCGTACATTCCAGGTACAGATGACCTTCGAGTTATGA
- the dprA gene encoding DNA-protecting protein DprA: MLKGIGPVNARNLVAYCGGVDTIFTDRKLKNTLEKIPGIGPKLIGSITDKKIIPLAEKQLVYVQKHKLRMLFYLDRDTYPKRMHECVDSPVLMYAKGNSELDGQHMVAVVGTRTPTEQGKRLCVELVEGLKECNATIVSGLAYGIDIVAHRTALKNGMATIGCVAHGLDRLYPAEHAATAKDMLENGALITELPSDSPFAPGNFPARNRIIAGLTDCTIVVESAPKGGSLITADIASSYDRDVFAFPGRPSDPRSEGCNKLIQQNKAALITSPMDVITLMEWLPKHKKPVQPSLFVDLMPDEQILVDILKTQGKVDIDTLCIQSRMAQGKAAGLLLNLEFSGVVRVLPGKVYALN, from the coding sequence ATGCTAAAAGGCATTGGTCCAGTGAATGCCCGGAACTTGGTTGCCTACTGTGGCGGGGTGGATACGATCTTCACAGACAGGAAATTGAAGAATACCTTAGAAAAGATCCCGGGTATTGGTCCGAAGTTGATCGGGAGCATAACGGACAAGAAGATCATTCCACTGGCTGAAAAGCAGTTGGTGTATGTGCAGAAGCATAAGCTGCGCATGCTGTTCTATTTGGACCGGGATACGTATCCGAAACGCATGCATGAGTGCGTGGATTCACCTGTGCTCATGTACGCGAAAGGCAATTCCGAATTGGACGGTCAGCACATGGTCGCGGTCGTGGGAACGCGCACACCAACTGAACAAGGGAAACGCTTGTGTGTTGAACTTGTGGAAGGCTTGAAAGAATGCAACGCCACCATAGTAAGTGGATTAGCGTATGGAATCGACATAGTCGCCCACCGCACTGCGTTGAAGAATGGCATGGCGACCATAGGCTGCGTAGCCCATGGTCTTGATCGATTGTATCCAGCAGAGCACGCCGCAACAGCAAAGGACATGTTGGAGAATGGTGCATTGATAACGGAATTACCAAGCGATAGCCCCTTCGCACCAGGAAATTTTCCAGCTCGGAACCGGATCATAGCCGGACTAACGGATTGCACCATTGTAGTGGAAAGTGCTCCAAAGGGAGGATCGTTGATCACCGCTGATATTGCAAGCAGTTATGATCGTGATGTATTTGCTTTTCCCGGGCGACCAAGCGATCCGCGCAGTGAGGGTTGCAACAAACTGATCCAACAGAACAAAGCCGCGTTGATCACAAGCCCTATGGATGTGATCACCTTGATGGAGTGGTTGCCCAAGCATAAGAAACCAGTACAACCATCATTATTCGTGGACCTGATGCCCGATGAGCAGATCCTTGTTGACATACTCAAGACCCAAGGCAAAGTGGATATCGACACGCTGTGCATCCAAAGCAGGATGGCACAAGGCAAGGCCGCAGGTCTTTTATTGAATTTGGAGTTCAGTGGGGTTGTGCGTGTGTTGCCGGGAAAGGTATATGCATTGAATTGA
- the kdsB gene encoding 3-deoxy-manno-octulosonate cytidylyltransferase yields the protein MRVLAVIPARYASSRLPGKPLVDIGGKSMVQRVWEQASKATGILEAVVATDDERIMHHVAAFGGKAVMTSPDHPSGTDRCFEALQISGAHRFDAVVNVQGDEPFIEPLQIDQLCQTLVAAPGGIATLAQVVTDDHDLDDPGEVLITVNTKMDALYFSRAAIPFLRDVSDGQRHEHFRFLKHVGLYGYRSEVLEQLVSLKPSPLEVAEGLEQLRWVENGHKVRIGLTEHPSFCVDTPADLELARKRISGLNSHR from the coding sequence ATGCGCGTTCTGGCGGTGATCCCGGCGCGCTATGCAAGTAGTCGGTTGCCCGGTAAGCCGCTGGTGGATATCGGTGGCAAGAGCATGGTGCAACGGGTATGGGAACAGGCCAGCAAGGCAACAGGTATTCTTGAGGCTGTAGTGGCAACGGATGATGAACGGATCATGCATCACGTAGCTGCATTCGGCGGTAAGGCGGTCATGACCTCTCCGGATCACCCGAGTGGTACGGACCGCTGTTTCGAAGCATTGCAGATCAGTGGTGCACATCGATTTGATGCAGTCGTGAATGTGCAAGGTGATGAGCCATTCATTGAACCCTTGCAGATCGACCAACTTTGCCAAACACTCGTTGCCGCGCCCGGCGGAATAGCTACCTTGGCGCAAGTAGTAACGGATGATCATGATCTTGATGATCCCGGAGAAGTATTGATCACGGTCAATACTAAAATGGATGCACTTTATTTCAGTCGTGCCGCGATCCCTTTCCTACGTGATGTCAGTGACGGACAAAGGCATGAACATTTCCGTTTCTTAAAACATGTTGGTCTGTACGGGTATCGATCGGAAGTGTTGGAGCAATTGGTCAGCTTGAAGCCATCGCCGTTGGAAGTGGCTGAAGGTCTGGAACAATTACGCTGGGTGGAGAATGGACACAAGGTTCGTATCGGCCTTACTGAACACCCTTCATTCTGCGTGGATACACCTGCGGATCTTGAATTAGCACGAAAACGGATCTCTGGGTTAAATTCGCACCGCTAA
- a CDS encoding peroxiredoxin yields MLKIGSNAPEIDLLDQHGDRFRLSELRGKKNAVIFFYPADDTTICTVEACAFRDSYETFVNADTEVIGISAQDAASHQRFANKFSLPFRLLVDDKGTARKAYHVGRLFGLLDHRLTYVIDEQGLIIAITKSTLYGEKHVADALAAIP; encoded by the coding sequence ATGTTGAAGATCGGCAGCAATGCCCCCGAAATTGATCTTTTGGACCAACACGGTGATCGCTTTCGCCTGAGCGAACTGCGTGGAAAGAAGAATGCTGTGATCTTTTTCTACCCAGCGGATGACACAACAATATGCACTGTGGAGGCCTGTGCCTTCCGTGATTCGTATGAAACGTTCGTGAATGCGGATACCGAGGTTATCGGAATAAGTGCTCAGGATGCTGCATCACATCAGCGATTCGCCAATAAATTCTCGTTACCCTTCCGGTTATTGGTCGATGATAAAGGCACAGCACGCAAAGCCTATCATGTAGGTAGGCTATTCGGGTTACTGGACCATCGACTTACTTACGTGATCGATGAACAAGGGTTGATCATAGCGATCACCAAAAGCACATTGTATGGGGAGAAGCATGTGGCTGATGCATTGGCAGCCATACCGTGA
- a CDS encoding SPOR domain-containing protein, translating to MGIARELHQLLYCHDCVIVPQWGGFLTQYKSARLDEGRKLVHPPGKDLSFNRNLVRNDGVLADHIAKCEGISFDRATAKIATEVANWRSEMDQHGRVEVPHIGIFYRDSDRNLQFDPDKRVNFLKDAYGLRPVPAILLEQKAPVVRTLDPVVSVAEPVERPTSIFWAAAASVALLLSASAVWYFTSGQGQRAEWANFAPLGKPAITYSAVTIAVPDIAELPVFTLPNDQLGVQKIPITTDDETMVTVDLGMPSPPEKEIAPTPKIAVEKSVADIPAPKVEVPLMNKRFHLIGGCFAQPENADKLLEQLRNSGYAALRLEEHKGLHPVAFGSYATRAEAVKALDALRTDPSRSAWLLIR from the coding sequence ATGGGTATCGCGCGGGAATTGCATCAGCTTCTTTATTGCCACGACTGTGTTATTGTACCGCAATGGGGCGGTTTCCTTACACAGTACAAAAGCGCCAGATTGGATGAAGGCCGTAAACTGGTGCACCCACCTGGCAAGGATCTAAGTTTCAACCGGAACTTGGTTCGTAATGATGGTGTTCTAGCGGATCATATCGCAAAATGCGAAGGGATCTCATTCGATCGTGCTACGGCTAAGATCGCTACGGAAGTTGCCAACTGGCGCAGTGAAATGGACCAGCATGGCAGGGTGGAAGTGCCCCATATCGGGATATTCTACAGAGATAGCGATCGGAACCTCCAGTTCGATCCGGACAAGCGCGTCAACTTCTTGAAAGATGCATACGGGCTGCGTCCTGTTCCAGCGATCCTCCTCGAGCAAAAGGCTCCTGTTGTTCGAACCTTGGACCCTGTGGTTTCCGTGGCAGAACCAGTTGAACGGCCCACGTCCATTTTCTGGGCTGCTGCGGCTTCTGTGGCATTGCTTCTAAGCGCTTCAGCCGTATGGTACTTTACATCCGGTCAAGGGCAACGTGCGGAATGGGCCAATTTCGCACCACTAGGAAAACCAGCCATCACATACTCCGCTGTAACGATCGCGGTACCAGACATTGCAGAGCTGCCGGTCTTCACCTTACCTAACGATCAATTAGGCGTACAGAAGATCCCGATCACAACGGATGACGAGACCATGGTCACTGTTGATCTGGGTATGCCTTCGCCACCGGAAAAGGAGATCGCTCCGACACCGAAGATCGCGGTGGAAAAGTCCGTAGCGGACATCCCGGCGCCCAAGGTCGAAGTGCCACTGATGAACAAACGGTTCCACTTGATCGGTGGTTGTTTCGCGCAACCGGAGAATGCAGATAAATTGCTGGAACAACTACGCAATTCGGGGTACGCAGCATTACGACTTGAAGAACATAAAGGACTTCACCCCGTCGCGTTCGGTAGCTATGCCACAAGGGCAGAAGCAGTTAAGGCGCTTGATGCGTTGCGAACGGATCCTTCACGTTCAGCTTGGTTACTGATCCGTTGA
- a CDS encoding Omp28-related outer membrane protein: MKHLLTLLLVLPLFGNSQTLVSIMPQQRTALLEEFTAINCGNCPAAHAVATNLFTQYNDQLVGVEVHGGSLANPSSGQPDFRTTDGTALWSVFGVNFQPQGTVNREALSGASSWSNAVSNILSQTSPANIGIAATVENGMLTVDVEVYYTSTPANNDEIHVALTQDHIIGYQQDYGNGAQQNYDHRHVLRDMITDVAGDPVAVNTLGTLVERTYTLTLDLDWTIADLRVVAFIGPTTGAVYQVKQVNADGGITMAVDGQERHSMIGAIYPVPATDAVVINVGPTAAGHIMFLRDATGRVVLQERVGIGATNVIMNVSGLAAGLYTAGFIGSKARMIIVE; this comes from the coding sequence ATGAAACACCTTTTGACGCTCCTTCTTGTACTGCCCCTTTTCGGCAATTCACAAACGCTGGTCAGTATCATGCCACAGCAGCGTACTGCGTTATTGGAAGAATTCACAGCGATCAATTGTGGTAATTGTCCTGCGGCACATGCTGTAGCTACAAACCTCTTTACACAGTACAATGATCAGTTGGTAGGGGTTGAAGTACATGGTGGGTCCCTTGCGAATCCCTCCTCAGGGCAACCCGACTTTCGTACAACGGATGGTACGGCATTGTGGAGTGTATTCGGCGTGAACTTCCAACCGCAGGGCACGGTGAACCGCGAAGCCTTGTCCGGTGCTTCAAGTTGGAGCAACGCTGTCAGCAATATCCTTTCACAAACATCGCCGGCCAATATTGGAATTGCCGCTACCGTTGAGAACGGTATGCTGACCGTTGATGTCGAAGTGTATTATACCAGTACTCCGGCGAACAATGATGAGATCCATGTGGCATTGACCCAGGATCATATTATCGGGTATCAACAGGATTATGGGAATGGCGCACAACAGAATTATGATCATCGCCATGTACTACGTGATATGATCACCGATGTAGCTGGTGATCCAGTTGCAGTTAATACGTTAGGAACCTTGGTGGAACGTACGTACACATTGACCTTGGACCTGGATTGGACCATTGCAGATCTGCGCGTGGTAGCATTTATTGGGCCAACTACCGGAGCAGTTTATCAAGTGAAGCAAGTAAATGCCGATGGCGGAATTACAATGGCGGTAGACGGTCAAGAACGACATTCAATGATCGGTGCTATTTATCCCGTTCCGGCAACTGACGCAGTAGTGATCAATGTGGGCCCAACGGCTGCAGGGCACATCATGTTTTTGCGTGATGCCACGGGGCGTGTGGTCTTGCAAGAACGCGTTGGCATTGGTGCGACCAATGTGATCATGAACGTCTCGGGTCTAGCAGCGGGACTCTATACCGCAGGATTCATCGGTAGCAAAGCGCGGATGATCATTGTAGAGTGA
- a CDS encoding glycosyltransferase family 9 protein produces the protein MKILVLRFSSIGDIVLTSPVLRCLKKQVADAEIHFATKSVFADLVKFNPNVTKVQELDEDINALIAKLKPEKFDVVIDLHNNLRTARIKRGLGVPSHSFPKLNVEKWLLVNLKWDRMPKIHIVDRYLSAVASLGVKNDGAGLDFFIPQERAVKLSDLPTTHQNGYTALAIGAAHVTKRLPEHRWIELVQMIEGPLVLIGGEDDVRIARGIANEVGGRAWDVTGKYDILGSASLIEQARAVIAHDSGAMHIACAYRKNVVSIWGNTVPSFGMGPYIPTNPERAHISEVLGLSCRPCSKIGFNDCPKGHFHCMEKHDLQRIATLAEQIT, from the coding sequence ATGAAGATCCTTGTACTTCGATTCAGTTCCATCGGTGATATTGTGCTTACCAGTCCGGTACTACGGTGCCTCAAAAAGCAAGTAGCTGATGCGGAGATCCATTTCGCGACCAAATCGGTATTTGCGGATCTGGTGAAGTTCAACCCGAACGTTACTAAAGTTCAAGAATTGGATGAGGATATCAATGCGTTGATCGCAAAATTGAAACCGGAAAAGTTCGATGTCGTCATCGACCTGCACAACAACCTACGTACCGCTAGGATAAAACGGGGTCTCGGCGTTCCTTCACATAGCTTCCCGAAATTGAACGTGGAGAAATGGCTTTTGGTAAACCTGAAGTGGGACCGTATGCCCAAGATCCATATCGTGGACCGCTATCTCAGTGCGGTGGCTTCTTTAGGTGTGAAGAATGATGGAGCAGGGTTGGACTTTTTCATACCACAGGAACGGGCGGTGAAGTTGAGCGACCTACCAACAACGCATCAGAATGGATATACCGCACTGGCCATAGGTGCGGCTCACGTTACCAAGCGATTGCCGGAACACCGTTGGATCGAACTGGTGCAAATGATCGAAGGTCCGCTGGTCTTGATCGGTGGCGAGGACGATGTGCGTATTGCCCGTGGCATTGCGAACGAAGTAGGTGGACGCGCTTGGGACGTTACCGGTAAGTATGATATTCTGGGCAGCGCATCATTGATAGAGCAAGCGCGCGCGGTGATAGCGCATGATAGTGGCGCCATGCACATCGCATGTGCGTATCGCAAGAATGTGGTAAGCATTTGGGGCAATACCGTTCCTTCATTCGGTATGGGACCCTACATTCCAACAAACCCGGAACGTGCCCACATTTCTGAAGTTCTGGGGCTTTCGTGCCGCCCGTGTTCCAAGATCGGTTTCAATGATTGCCCAAAAGGTCATTTCCATTGCATGGAAAAGCATGACCTACAGCGGATTGCAACTTTGGCCGAACAGATCACGTAA
- a CDS encoding T9SS type A sorting domain-containing protein, whose amino-acid sequence MRISLLQFATIVGISATAQTLTSTTNIPVATITYNTGSTLYVEPTPPGPDQTWDFSTLSSPGTGNHGIALASTTNNASSFPTSNWAIHTSGGIYEYCEVNAAGWFKIGAFTSSDNSLAFYDDSEMILSFPCSYNTTWTDEWSGTYGASSASRTGTITCVADGYGELVMPYGTVSNVLRVKRTEDYIDQHGNTPYRHIYINHMFYKPGVLVPYVTLSDETITVYNTVTSHYERTLWLRDAPLQMEEGPFNAIGIDLYPNPTTNSTKLVYSGVGYSMQLELTDLMGRLLRNEQLTNTANGVQIHDLDVSTLPVGIYQLRIYSKDGQQGTKRLIVQ is encoded by the coding sequence ATGAGAATTTCATTATTACAATTCGCAACTATCGTCGGTATTTCGGCAACAGCACAAACGCTTACCAGTACGACCAATATTCCTGTGGCAACAATAACCTATAATACTGGAAGCACACTATATGTCGAGCCTACCCCACCCGGACCTGATCAAACTTGGGATTTTTCAACGTTGTCTTCTCCGGGCACTGGAAACCATGGAATTGCTTTAGCCTCAACTACGAATAACGCCTCGTCTTTCCCTACTTCGAATTGGGCTATTCATACGTCTGGGGGAATCTACGAATACTGCGAAGTGAACGCAGCCGGTTGGTTCAAGATAGGGGCATTTACTTCTTCTGATAATTCTCTGGCATTTTACGATGACTCTGAAATGATCCTGTCATTCCCATGTTCCTATAACACAACATGGACGGATGAATGGAGCGGGACCTACGGGGCTTCTTCAGCCAGCCGGACCGGTACGATAACATGTGTTGCGGACGGCTATGGCGAGCTGGTCATGCCTTACGGAACAGTATCCAATGTATTGAGGGTGAAACGGACTGAAGATTATATTGATCAGCATGGCAACACGCCCTATCGCCACATTTACATCAACCATATGTTCTACAAACCCGGAGTCTTGGTTCCGTACGTCACGCTCTCTGATGAAACCATTACGGTCTATAACACGGTCACCTCTCATTATGAACGAACCCTATGGCTCCGCGATGCCCCACTTCAGATGGAAGAAGGACCATTCAACGCGATCGGTATTGACCTCTATCCTAATCCCACAACGAACAGCACAAAGCTGGTGTACTCTGGTGTTGGATACAGCATGCAGCTTGAACTAACGGATCTTATGGGCCGCTTGTTGCGTAACGAACAATTGACCAACACAGCCAACGGCGTGCAAATACATGACTTGGACGTAAGCACACTGCCTGTAGGAATTTACCAGCTCCGTATTTATTCGAAAGATGGCCAACAAGGCACTAAGCGCTTGATCGTTCAATAA
- the gdhA gene encoding NADP-specific glutamate dehydrogenase: MATAKTAPNNQKLVDAFMSEVKVRNGNEPEFLQAVHEVAEMVIPFIEANPKYKGKMLLERMVEPERTIIFRVPWVDDKGVTQMNRAFRVEYNSAIGPYKGGLRFHPSVNLSILKFLGFEQTFKNSLTTLPMGGGKGGSDFDPKGKSDTEVMRFCQSMMTELFRHIGPDTDVPAGDIGVGGREIGYLFGQYKRLANEFTGVLTGKGTSWGGSLIRPEATGYGCVYFAQEMMARNKTSFKGKVVAVSGSGNVAQYAIEKATQFGAKVVSASDSSGAIYDPAGISKEKLAFLMDLKNVTRGRIEEYTKKFKGSKFVKGASAWDVVAKCDVALPCATQNELDANDAKSLIKKGVKYVAEGANMPTTPDAITILQNANVVFAPGKASNAGGVATSGLEMSQNSLRMAWTRDEVDAKLHAIMKNIHAACVAHGQEGKSINYVKGANIAGFVKVADAMLDQGVV, translated from the coding sequence ATGGCAACCGCCAAAACTGCACCCAATAACCAAAAACTGGTTGACGCTTTCATGAGCGAAGTGAAGGTCCGTAATGGAAACGAACCCGAATTTCTTCAAGCTGTACACGAGGTTGCCGAAATGGTGATCCCGTTCATTGAAGCCAATCCGAAGTACAAAGGCAAAATGCTTTTGGAGCGCATGGTAGAGCCGGAGCGCACCATTATATTCCGCGTGCCATGGGTGGATGACAAAGGTGTTACCCAAATGAACCGCGCATTCCGTGTGGAATACAACAGCGCGATCGGGCCGTACAAAGGCGGTCTGCGTTTCCACCCGAGCGTGAATTTGAGCATCTTGAAGTTCCTCGGTTTCGAACAGACCTTCAAGAATAGCCTTACCACTTTGCCAATGGGCGGTGGAAAAGGTGGAAGTGATTTCGACCCGAAAGGAAAGAGCGATACGGAGGTAATGCGTTTCTGCCAGAGCATGATGACGGAATTATTCCGCCACATCGGCCCTGACACCGACGTACCTGCTGGTGATATCGGTGTTGGTGGTCGCGAGATCGGATACTTATTCGGGCAGTACAAGCGCTTGGCCAATGAATTCACCGGCGTCCTTACCGGCAAGGGCACCAGTTGGGGTGGATCATTGATCCGTCCGGAAGCGACGGGTTATGGCTGTGTCTATTTCGCACAGGAAATGATGGCCCGCAACAAGACCAGCTTCAAAGGCAAGGTGGTAGCAGTAAGCGGAAGTGGAAACGTTGCACAATACGCCATTGAAAAGGCGACCCAGTTCGGTGCGAAAGTGGTTTCCGCCAGTGATAGCAGTGGCGCGATCTATGACCCAGCTGGTATTTCCAAAGAGAAACTCGCTTTCTTGATGGACCTTAAGAACGTAACGCGTGGTCGTATCGAAGAATACACCAAGAAATTCAAAGGGTCGAAGTTCGTGAAAGGTGCTAGCGCATGGGATGTAGTTGCTAAGTGCGATGTTGCATTGCCTTGCGCTACCCAGAACGAGTTGGATGCAAACGATGCGAAGAGCTTGATCAAGAAAGGTGTGAAGTATGTGGCAGAAGGAGCCAATATGCCGACCACCCCTGATGCGATCACCATTCTACAGAACGCGAACGTGGTATTTGCTCCGGGTAAAGCCAGCAACGCTGGAGGAGTAGCAACCAGCGGTTTGGAGATGAGCCAGAACAGTTTGCGTATGGCTTGGACCCGCGATGAAGTGGATGCCAAGTTGCATGCGATCATGAAGAACATCCATGCTGCTTGTGTAGCGCACGGTCAGGAAGGCAAGAGCATTAACTACGTAAAAGGTGCGAACATCGCTGGCTTCGTAAAAGTTGCTGACGCGATGTTGGATCAGGGAGTGGTCTGA